TCCCGCGCCGTCCGTAGGATGGTCCGGTGACGACGCCCGGACTCCGAGACAGCGCACCGCCCGTCGATCGTGGGGAGCGCGTGGCCGTCGCCGTGGTCACGGTCACGTTCGGGCTCTGGTTGCTCGTGTGGGCGCTGGTCGTCCCCGTGTTCCAGGCTCCTGACGAGACCGCGCACATCGACGCGACGGTGCACCTCGCGACGGGTGCCCCGTGGGTGGCTCCCGGGGAGATGCACGTGCTCAACGCGGTGCAGGCCGCGGCCGCGCAGCAGGCGACCCTGCCCAAGTCCGAGTGGTCGGACTTCGCGGAGCTGCTCGGAGGTGCTCCGGGTGAGTCGAGCACCGTCGACCAGATGACGCAGCACCCGCCCACCGCCTACCTGGTGGGGGCGTTGGTCCTGAAGGCCGTCCACTTCGCCGGCCTCCGGTGGGACCACGCCGTTCTCGTGCTGCGCCTCGTCGACGTGGCGGCGGTCACCCTCCTCCCGCTCCTGACCTGGGCCTCGGTCCGGCGACTCACCCGCTCACCTCGCGCGGGCCTGGTCGGGGCGCTGGCACTGTTCGGCATCCCGCAGCTGGCCTCGATCGCGTCCTCGGTGTCGAACGACGCTCCCGTGATGCTGTTCGCGGCCGTGGTCGCGTGGCTCACGGTCCGCCTGCTGACCGGCGACCACCGCTGGCGGATGACGCTCGCCCTCGGTGTCGTGCTCGGCGGCCTCGTGTGGATCAAGGGGACAGGACTCCCCGCCGTCCCCTTCGCCGCGCTCGTCGTGCTCGTCGCCGGCAGCGGGTTGCTCCCGCTCCGCACCCGACTCGTCCGGACGGTCGTGACGATGGCCGTCACCGCGGGCATCGGCGCCTGGTGGTGGGTCCACAACGTCCTGGCGTACGGGCGGGTGCAGCCGAACGGGTACACCGCGATGCGTCCGCCCAAGGAGTTCCCTCCCGGCGAGCACCCGACGCTGTCGCACTTCCTCGACGTCAGCTGGGGGACGTTGGCCCGGACCTTCTGGGGCAGCCCCGGCATCAAGGCCCAGGTCTCGATCGGTGACGTGCTCACCAGCGTGCTCACCCTCGTCACGCTCGCCGTCGTCGTGGCGTTCGCCTTCCGCAAGGGTCCGGACCGCCGCGCCGTCGTCGTGCTCGCGGTCTTCCCGGCACTGCTCATCGCGATCCAGACCTACACGAGTGCCCACGCCTACCTGACCACGACCGAGGTCGCCGCGACGCAGGGCCGCTACTACTTCCCCGCGATCGTCTGCCTGGTCGCCGTGAGCGCGATCGCGTGGCGGCGGATGGCCGGCGGACCGACTGCGCGGGCCCGGACCGCCGTCGGACTGTCGATCGCGCTGCCGGCGGTCGGGCTCTACGGACTCGGCGTGGTCTCCAGCTGGTTCTGGAACGCCGCGCGGTTCCCCGTCACACCCGCCGGTGTCGAGCGGTACGTGGCGCTCGGACCGGTCCCGCCGTCGGTCGTCGCCGTCCTCGTCGCGCTCGTGCTCGTCGGTCTCGTCGCGACGGTGACCGCGGTGGTGCGCAGCGCAGCGCCGACGCGAGCGCCCGGGGTGATCACGACCGCCTGACCGCCTGCCGACGTCGGAGCCGGTCGACGGGGCCGCCGACCTGCCGGTCAGCGCCCCGGAGCGGGCTCGACCCCGGCCGGGTCGGCCTGGTCCGGTCTCCCCCGCTTCGAGAACCACGTCGGCACAGCGGCGGTGAGCAGGAAGAGGCCGTCGACGGCCAGGCTCCAGACGCGGGTGACGACGACCACGACGAGCGCGATCGGTCCCGGCATCACGAGGCCGAGGAGGAGCGCCTGGACGCCCTCGCGCACACCGAGCCCGCCCGGGGCGAACACGGCGAGCATGCTGATCGCGGACGCCATGCTGGCCGCCCCGATCACGAACGCCGCGTCCGCGGGACGCAGGGACGGGTAGACGGCGAGCGTGATGAAGTAGTACGCACTCCCCGAGAGCACGGCGCCGGCGACGTAGAGCCCGGCACCTCCGAGCACGGTGCCGAGGCTCGGCGCGACGTCGGCGTCGAGCGGCGGGCGGCGGAGGATCCGCAACGCCGTGCTGATGAGGAACACGAACACTCTCGGCACGAGGCAGACCACGCAGCCGATGAAGGCGACGACCATGAGCGCGATGATCCAGGGGTCGAGCGTGTGCGTCCGCGGATCGATCAGCAGGAGCACGAGCGCCAGCGCCAGCGTCGCGGCGATCTGCAGGGCGCCCTCGAGCAGCCCGCTCACCCCCAGTCGCGCGCGGGAGACGCCGTGCTTCGAGGCGAAGTAGACCTTACCGATGATCCAGGTCGCGGCTCCCGGGATGTAGCGGCCCATCCACGACTTGGCGTAGACGAAGGTCAGCGCGACACCGCTCCCCCGCAGGCCGGTCGCGCCGAGGCGCCTGAGCAGGAAGAACCAGATGCCGACGCCCCAGTACCGGAAGCCGAGGCTGATGACCGTCGCCACGGCGACCCACCACCAGTTCCAGCGGATACCGGCGAGCTGCCCCCAGTCGACGCTGCGGACGTAGAGGAAGAGGAACACCGCGAGCAGGACGTAGAAGGCGATGGGCACCGCCCGTCGCAGGACCCGCTTCGTCGTCGGGCTCACCGCACGCCCTCGGTTCCGCGGGCGAAGTCCGTGTGCAGGGCACCGGTCATGCGCTCCACACCGGCGGCGAGGTCCGCGACCACACGATCACGGTGCTCGTCGAGGTCCTCGAGCGACGCGACGACGTCGGCGACGAAGGTCGGCTCCAGAGCGTCCTCGATCGGGCGGGCGTACCGCTGCTGGCCGATCTGCTCGAAGAAGAGCCGCCCCTTGTCGACGTAGTACAGCACCGTGGCCGGCACGCCCGCGATCGTCGCCACGATCGCCGAGTGGAGACGGCTCGCGATGAAGAGCCGACTCCGCGACATCAGGCCGGCGTACTCGGCGGGCGAGAACTCGTCGGCCTCGACGACGTGCGCTCGGACGCCGTGGCGCATCTGGGCGATGACCTCGCGCGCGAACGCGGCGTCGCCCTCGGAGGCCTCCATGTGCATGGGGTAGAAGACGACGTCGACGTCCCACCGTTCGACGACCGTGTCGACGAGCTCCGCGAGCGCCGCACGGTAGGTCACGAGGTCGGCGGACTCGACGTGCGACCGACGCAGCGCCTTCGGGATGAAGCGGAACGGGATCCAGCCGCTGCGCTTGTAGTGGAACCAGCGTCGGACGCCGATGCCGACCGACCCGTCGAGCTGCTCCGCCGACAGGCCGGTGGTCCGCTGGAGCCGCGCGAGCACGTCCGCGTCCGGTGCGGTCACGGTGCCGACCACCGCGGGGTCGAAGGAGGCGATGACGGGCGTCCGGACACCCCACGAACGCAGCTTCTCCCGCGACTCCTCGTCGCGGACGATGAAGACCTCGGTGAGGTCCACCGTCGCTCGGATCAGCCGCTTGCTGATGCCGGCGGAGGTCGGGCCGATGCCCTGGAACGCCCCGACGACGTGCCGGTTGACCGCACGGACGAGCACGAACTTCAGCAGCCAGTAGACCAGGCCGAGCTTGTTCGTGTAGTCCTTGAGGATCTCGCCACCGCCCCAGAGGACGACGTCCGCGGTCCGGGCAGCCCGGAGCAGGCGGAAGAGGTCGCCGATCCCGGTGCTGTACGGCGACATCGGGAGGAACCGGATGCCGAACCAGGCTCCGTCGCGCTCGGGGTACTGCGACAGCGACACGATCTCGGAGCCCGGCCACCGCCGGCGGGCGAGCTCGATGTTCCCCGCGAGGATCGCCCGGTCCCCTCGGTTGTGGGGCGAATCGCTATTGTGGATGAGTACGCGCACGGGTCTCCTGCTCCGGTCCTGCCGGCCTGCGCAGCGGTCGCACCGCGGGCCCCGAGCAGCGTACCAACCCGCGCGGCGTCCCCGATCGAACGGGACCCGTCCGCCGAACGACCGTCCACCCGGAAGGCACCCCCTTGCCCGCACCCGTCCGCCCCAGCACCGGTCGTCCCCGCCTGCTCGTGCTCGCATCCACCTTCCCCGCCCACCCCGACGACGGCGTCCCCGCCTTCGTGCTGGACCTGGCACGGCAGGAAGCGGTCGAGTTCGACACCGCGGTGCTGACACCGCGGGTCGCCGGCGCCGCCCGCTCGGAGACGATCGACGGCGTCCGGGTGCGTCGGTTCGCCTACTTCCCGCGGCGCTTCGAGGACCTGGCCGACGGAGCGATCCTGGACAACCTCAAGGCCGACCGGAAGCGTCTCCTCCAGGTGCCGGCACTCCTCGCGGCGCAGTTCCTCGCGGTGTGTCGAGCCGTCCGTGCCGCACGTCCCGACGTGATCCACGCGCACTGGGCGATCCCCCAGGGACTCGTCGCGGCACTGGCGGCGCCCGGGGTGCCCCTCGTCGTCACGACGCACGGCGGCGACGTCTACGCGCTCCGCGCCGCGCCGCTGGTCCGGCTGAAGCGCTGGGTGTTCGGGCGTTCGGCGCACGTGACCACCGTCAACGACGAGATGCGGGCCCGCCTGACGGAGTGGGGTGTCGACCCTGCCCGGTCGAGCATCGTCCCGATGGGTGTCGACCTCGCGCCCGCGGTCGCGGCCAGGGCGACCACCGTCCGGCGGCCCGGGCACGTGGTGGCCGTCGGCCGGCTGGTGGAGAAGAAGGGCTTCGGGAACCTCGTCGAGGCACTCCGCGGCCTCGAGGGCGTCGACTGGTCGTTGACCGTCGTCGGCGACGGCCCGTGGCGCGAGCGCCTCGAACGACAGGCCGCGGGGCTGCCGGTCACCTTCGTCGGGCAGCGCGGCAAGAGCGAGGTGCTCGCCACCCTGGCGTCCGCCACCGTCGTGGCCCTGCCGTCCGTACCGGCCGCGAACGGCGACCAGGAGGGACTCCCGGTGACGCTCCTCGAGGCGGCGGCGGTCGGCGCGGCGATCGTGGCCAGCGACCTCCCGGGCATCCGGGACGTCGTCCGTGACGACGTCTCGGGTCTGCTCGTGGAGCCCGGCGACGTCGACGCGCTGCGCGCCGCCCTCGTGCGCGCGCTCACGGACGCCGACGCCCGGGAGCGCCACCAGGCCGGAGCGACGACCGCTGCGGCCGAGTACGCGACCGAGCGCATCGGCTCCCGTTACCGGGACGTCCTCCGCGCGGCCGTCGAGCGCCGCACCCCGCACCGGGGCTGAACGTCACCGGCCGGGTCCGCCCCGCCCGGAGACGACCGACAGCCGCTCCCGGTGAGGGGAACGGCGCCCGGAGACGACGGACGGCCGTTCCCGGTGAGGGGAACGGCCGTCCGTCGTCAGCGTGGTCGGAGCGCTAGCGCCCCATGCCCCGGTAGGTGAAGCCCGCGGCGGTCCAGGCCTCGCGGTCGAGGCAGTTGCGCCCGTCGACCACGACCGGCGACGCGACGAGCGAGGCGACCTCGGCCGCGTCGAGCGCACGGAACACCGACCACTCGGTCAGCACGAGCACGATGTCCGCGCCGGTGACCGCCTCGGTCGGCGATCCGACGTACTCGAGCTCCGGGTGCAGCTGACGTGCGGTCTCGATCGCCTCCGGGTCGTACGCCGCCACCGACGCACCGAGCCCGAGCAGGCGTGCCGCGATGTCGAGCGCCGGGGAGTCGCGGACGTCGTCCGAGTTCGGCTTGAAGGCCAGGCCCAGCACGGCGACGCGCTTCCCGGTGACCGTCCCACCGAGCATCTCCGTGGCGAGGTCGACCGCGTGCGCGCGTCGACGGAGGTTGGTGGCGTCCACGTCGGCCAGGAAGGCGAGGGACTCCCCCACGCCCAGCTCGTCGGCGCGGGCCTGGAACGCGCGGATGTCCTTCGGCAGGCAGCCGCCGCCGAAGCCGAGACCGGCGTTGAGGAACTTCCGACCGATCCGGTCGTCGTGCCCGATCGCGTCGGCGAGCGCCGTGACGTCGGCGCCGGCGACCTCGGCGATCTCGGCCATCGAGTTGATGAACGAGATCTTCGTCGCGAGGAACGCGTTCGCGCTGATCTTCACGAGCTCCGCCGTGGGCAGGTTCACCACGAGGCGGGGCGTCCCCGCGGCGAGCGCCTGCGCGTACACCTCGTCGAGGGCCGCGACGGCACGCTCGCCGGCCTCGCCCTCCGGGACGCCGTAGACGAAGCGGTCGGGCGAGATGGTGTCCTGCACGGCGAAGCCCTCGCGGAGGAACTCCGGGTTCCACACCAGGGTCGCACCGGGGACCGCCGCCTCGACCTCGGCGGCCAGGCGCGCGGCGGTGCCGACCGGGACGGTCGACTTGCCCACGACGAACTCACCGGCCGACAGGTGCGGCGTGAGCGAGGCGACCGCGGCGTCGACGTACCGCATGTCCGCGGCACCGGTGGGACCCTGCGGGGTGCCGACCGCGAGGAAGTGCACGGCGGACCCGGCGACCTCGGCCATCTCGGTGGTGAAGCGGATGCGACCGGACGCCAGGGCCTCGGTCAGGATCTCGGGCAGCCCGGGCTCGAAGAAGGGGGCCTCGCCGGCGGCGAGACGCTCGATCTTGGTCGGGTCGACGTCGACCGCGACGACCTCGTGTCCGAGCTTGGCCATGGAAGCGGCGTGCACGGCACCGAGGTACCCGCAGCCGATGACGGAGATACGCACGGGACGACGCTACCGGGTAACGAGGAAGACTCCCACTCCGGGCGCTCGGCACCTCACCGACCGGGGTCGCCCCAGGCGGGTCGCGAGGGTCCCCCGACGATCTCGTCCCAGTCCGGCTCGCGGTGCCGTCGGCGGGCCTCGTGCGCCTCGACCAGGTCGTGCAGCACGGCCACCACGAGGTCGGCGTGCGGGACGTCGGCGAGCACCACGGGCGTGTCCTCGCCGGGGAAGACGAGCACGTCACCGGACCGCCACACCCCCTGCAGGCCGCGGCGCCGCACCGTGACGTCGTACCCGCGGGAGTGCAGGAGCTCGCGACGGGTCCGGGTGCCGAGACCACGGACCACCACGAGCCGCCGGGTCGTCACCACGTACCGCTCGGACATCCACCGCAGCAGCGGGACGAGGCCGCCGAGGACGACGAGCAGGACCGTCAGTCCGGCGACGACCGCGTTCAACCACGCGAGGTGTGCGCGGAACACGCCGAAGCCGAAGCCCCCTGCCAGTGCGACGACCACGACGAAGACGGCCGGACGGACGAGTCGGCGCGCGTGCGGCCGCAGCCGCGCGACCACGCGTTCGGGCGGCGGCTCGGCGGTCATGCCGTCATGCATAGCGCAGGTGGGTGAGGTCCCCCACCGCGACGCCCCTGGTTCGGCCGTCCCGATCCCGGATCGTGATGCGACCGTCGTCGTCGATGCCGGTGGCGTCGACCTCGTCGACGGTGCCGTCGGGCAGTTCCAGACGGACCCGGCGACCGATCGTGCCGCACGCTGCGCGGACGTGTGACCGGACGGCTCCGGCGGCCGCACCCCCGTCCACCAGCGCACGCACCGCCTCCAGGACGGCCGTCGTCCAGGTGGACAGCACCGCGTCCGCCAGGCCGTCGGCGTCACCGGTCGCACCGGCGACCGCCAACGACGTCGCGGTGGGAGTCGGCAGGGCGTCCTCCGGGATCGTCAGGTTCACGCCGGCGCCGACGACGACGCTGCCGTCGGCGGCGACCTGGCAGAGGATGCCGCACACCTTGCGTCCGTCGACGAGCACGTCGTTCGGCCACTTCACCAGGACACGCGGCTCCGGCACGGGCGTCGCGTCGTCGGCG
The sequence above is drawn from the Curtobacterium sp. MR_MD2014 genome and encodes:
- a CDS encoding DUF2142 domain-containing protein, whose amino-acid sequence is MTTPGLRDSAPPVDRGERVAVAVVTVTFGLWLLVWALVVPVFQAPDETAHIDATVHLATGAPWVAPGEMHVLNAVQAAAAQQATLPKSEWSDFAELLGGAPGESSTVDQMTQHPPTAYLVGALVLKAVHFAGLRWDHAVLVLRLVDVAAVTLLPLLTWASVRRLTRSPRAGLVGALALFGIPQLASIASSVSNDAPVMLFAAVVAWLTVRLLTGDHRWRMTLALGVVLGGLVWIKGTGLPAVPFAALVVLVAGSGLLPLRTRLVRTVVTMAVTAGIGAWWWVHNVLAYGRVQPNGYTAMRPPKEFPPGEHPTLSHFLDVSWGTLARTFWGSPGIKAQVSIGDVLTSVLTLVTLAVVVAFAFRKGPDRRAVVVLAVFPALLIAIQTYTSAHAYLTTTEVAATQGRYYFPAIVCLVAVSAIAWRRMAGGPTARARTAVGLSIALPAVGLYGLGVVSSWFWNAARFPVTPAGVERYVALGPVPPSVVAVLVALVLVGLVATVTAVVRSAAPTRAPGVITTA
- a CDS encoding lysylphosphatidylglycerol synthase domain-containing protein; translated protein: MSPTTKRVLRRAVPIAFYVLLAVFLFLYVRSVDWGQLAGIRWNWWWVAVATVISLGFRYWGVGIWFFLLRRLGATGLRGSGVALTFVYAKSWMGRYIPGAATWIIGKVYFASKHGVSRARLGVSGLLEGALQIAATLALALVLLLIDPRTHTLDPWIIALMVVAFIGCVVCLVPRVFVFLISTALRILRRPPLDADVAPSLGTVLGGAGLYVAGAVLSGSAYYFITLAVYPSLRPADAAFVIGAASMASAISMLAVFAPGGLGVREGVQALLLGLVMPGPIALVVVVVTRVWSLAVDGLFLLTAAVPTWFSKRGRPDQADPAGVEPAPGR
- a CDS encoding polysaccharide pyruvyl transferase family protein is translated as MRVLIHNSDSPHNRGDRAILAGNIELARRRWPGSEIVSLSQYPERDGAWFGIRFLPMSPYSTGIGDLFRLLRAARTADVVLWGGGEILKDYTNKLGLVYWLLKFVLVRAVNRHVVGAFQGIGPTSAGISKRLIRATVDLTEVFIVRDEESREKLRSWGVRTPVIASFDPAVVGTVTAPDADVLARLQRTTGLSAEQLDGSVGIGVRRWFHYKRSGWIPFRFIPKALRRSHVESADLVTYRAALAELVDTVVERWDVDVVFYPMHMEASEGDAAFAREVIAQMRHGVRAHVVEADEFSPAEYAGLMSRSRLFIASRLHSAIVATIAGVPATVLYYVDKGRLFFEQIGQQRYARPIEDALEPTFVADVVASLEDLDEHRDRVVADLAAGVERMTGALHTDFARGTEGVR
- a CDS encoding glycosyltransferase, which gives rise to MPAPVRPSTGRPRLLVLASTFPAHPDDGVPAFVLDLARQEAVEFDTAVLTPRVAGAARSETIDGVRVRRFAYFPRRFEDLADGAILDNLKADRKRLLQVPALLAAQFLAVCRAVRAARPDVIHAHWAIPQGLVAALAAPGVPLVVTTHGGDVYALRAAPLVRLKRWVFGRSAHVTTVNDEMRARLTEWGVDPARSSIVPMGVDLAPAVAARATTVRRPGHVVAVGRLVEKKGFGNLVEALRGLEGVDWSLTVVGDGPWRERLERQAAGLPVTFVGQRGKSEVLATLASATVVALPSVPAANGDQEGLPVTLLEAAAVGAAIVASDLPGIRDVVRDDVSGLLVEPGDVDALRAALVRALTDADARERHQAGATTAAAEYATERIGSRYRDVLRAAVERRTPHRG
- a CDS encoding UDP-glucose dehydrogenase family protein → MRISVIGCGYLGAVHAASMAKLGHEVVAVDVDPTKIERLAAGEAPFFEPGLPEILTEALASGRIRFTTEMAEVAGSAVHFLAVGTPQGPTGAADMRYVDAAVASLTPHLSAGEFVVGKSTVPVGTAARLAAEVEAAVPGATLVWNPEFLREGFAVQDTISPDRFVYGVPEGEAGERAVAALDEVYAQALAAGTPRLVVNLPTAELVKISANAFLATKISFINSMAEIAEVAGADVTALADAIGHDDRIGRKFLNAGLGFGGGCLPKDIRAFQARADELGVGESLAFLADVDATNLRRRAHAVDLATEMLGGTVTGKRVAVLGLAFKPNSDDVRDSPALDIAARLLGLGASVAAYDPEAIETARQLHPELEYVGSPTEAVTGADIVLVLTEWSVFRALDAAEVASLVASPVVVDGRNCLDREAWTAAGFTYRGMGR
- a CDS encoding PH domain-containing protein, producing the protein MTAEPPPERVVARLRPHARRLVRPAVFVVVVALAGGFGFGVFRAHLAWLNAVVAGLTVLLVVLGGLVPLLRWMSERYVVTTRRLVVVRGLGTRTRRELLHSRGYDVTVRRRGLQGVWRSGDVLVFPGEDTPVVLADVPHADLVVAVLHDLVEAHEARRRHREPDWDEIVGGPSRPAWGDPGR
- a CDS encoding biotin--[acetyl-CoA-carboxylase] ligase, which codes for MSTPVPPVLPRARAVVEAAGGVFDAVGRTGSTNADLLDVAPGRAHGSAVVTLDQTAGRGRLDRSWSAPTGQTLAVSLLVRADLADRDRGWLPLVAGAAMRDAVSAVLGDVDAATRASRPAADADDATPVPEPRVLVKWPNDVLVDGRKVCGILCQVAADGSVVVGAGVNLTIPEDALPTPTATSLAVAGATGDADGLADAVLSTWTTAVLEAVRALVDGGAAAGAVRSHVRAACGTIGRRVRLELPDGTVDEVDATGIDDDGRITIRDRDGRTRGVAVGDLTHLRYA